The genomic interval ATCATTTCCTcagcaacatgtttaaatatcagTTTGATTTGCCCTGGACTTCAGTGAACAATAAGCACTTTATCTTCATTTTAGCATACCAGATTGCTACAAGTCCCTACgatatgttttatatatatatacaaatactTCATACAAGGTCAGCTCTTCAGATTACAGAGAGTTTTGGAACATCAAAGATGgacagacaaataaacaaacccAATGCAGTTGATATATTTACTATGCACCTACATTTAATCTAATTTATGTACATTTCCTGTTCTAGTTCCTCTTTCCCCTTGATGTTTGAGTGCAATAAATggtttgaatgatttttttggCGGGGAATAAATGGCAGAAACCTttagaatacatttaaatacagacaAGTGAAAGGTGAAGATGTAGGctaaacatatttacaaaatgacagaaaagacaGCAGGCCTACACACAGAGGGACTGTTCATTACAACAGGACCAGGCGGGTGTGCAGGATGCAGTGAGTCAGCATACAGATCAGACGCACTTCACAATGACAAAAGGCAAAGTATGGCTTCAATGacgtcttttttttacagccatgAAAACGAGATTTGGATGCTTATTTATGAGACACTTCAACACACCTCTCTGCAACTCTAACTACCTTTGCAGaaagcctttgttttttttaacattgatacaaaaaaaaaaaaatgcttattttatttctaagaTGAGATAACATCCCCATGTACATGGACTGTAAAAGGTAAACATTGGATGTGATGGCTGATTTTCTTATGAAGCCTTCATTAGAAATGTTCCTTCATTTGAAGCTCAAAAACTTtggaaaactgaaaataaattaagaaaaacatgttcgAAAAACACAAATTACTCCGCTAAAATATCCTACAACCTTTTTGGATTCGGTCTCTTATCAAGTAATTCAGTGCAATAAACGACTTTCCTTACATACAGCTCGTGTTACTTCATCTATCCGATATCACTGTTAATCCAAATAAATAGTCTTCAAGATGCCTTCATACGCTTGCTTTCCTTTTTAAAGAGCACCCGCAAATGTAAACCAAGACAGAACGAGCAAAACTTAAGGCAACCGAAACCTTCTTTACCaaagaaaaagctgcagcagggagagaggaggagggataaaggaggcggtgtgtgtgtgtgtgtctgttctccctgcagctggaggagcagcACATCTATTTGGGAGGCAGCGGGTTGTCGGGGGTGGTTGGCGTCGCCAGCTCCTTGTAGAAGTTCTCGATCTGCTCCTTGTACATCTTTACGACCACCGGCCGCTTCAGCTTCATGGTGGGGCCTGTGGAACAATaattacaactttaaaaaatgtctaaacAGGTTTATAGAAAATCATACTGACGTGGTGGATGCCCTGTGCACAGCACTCTGTAGGGTTAGGATTAGTTACTTGTTTGAGAATGTTATGAAGTAATTCAGCCTTACTGTGTGCGTCAGGTTTATagaaaagtttataaaaaagtTTATAAAGAAGGTGAATTCATTTTGGTAGTGGATTATAATACCATGACTAACAGTAAATACAGGGACCAATAGGATCAGTGAGCTGCAGGATGAATCTGAGGGgtcagaaaataataattggggcataaaataagaaatgtaaattCTACTTAACCAAATTTGGCACATTTATAATTTTTCAAATTGATTGTGACGAGTTATAGCTTTTAAGGCTGGAAGTAACAATAACTtgtattgtagtttttttttttttatctgttaaaGTCATCAAACACCGTTCATTATTTCTAAACTTAACAAAAAAGGATCTATGAGACTGCACGTACTGATCTGTGAGAGGTGACAGGTTTAAGATATGATTGCCAATATGTCTTTGCAAACGTACtctgatgtctttttttcaacaaataactttattaatgaatgacacatcatcatcagaagCTGAAATAAGTGAAAGTTTAGTGCTTTCACTGACAGACTGACGGCACCATTGAATCAAAATAGCTCTTGATTCATCTTCTGTCAATAAAACTGTCATTCTACTTTCTGCTAAATCACAACCCTGCACTCACCCAGCTCTCCTCCTGAAACGGAGAAATCCCGATCCAGAATGATCCACTTCTGGATGCGCTGAGCGTTAGACGTTGCATTCTCGTTGACTCGGTTGATTCCCTCCTGAATAGCGGCGTGGATCGCTCGGTCTCGTCCCCCTGCGATCTCGGAGACGTGTGTTGCGTTGCTGCCGAGCCTCTTGCAGATTTCCACAGCTTCTGGTGTGAGGTCATCCTCGGGATCACCAGAATCTGCGTTTACGTTGCACTGGACAGGAAATACAAACGTTTATTTAAATGCCACAAATTTAAATGTTCTGGTCTTTGTAGCTcgtggaattttttttttcacaatcaCATCTTCTTGCAGTTTACCTTAaggccactagatggcagcacttgagaagaaatgtttgtaaagaaTCTGCTGCTTGTCTTTTCACTGCTATCAGTTAAAACAGATACTGTTTATTGTTTCTCTCTGAGATTAGACCAAAGGTGTGAAGATAATACGTTTGCAAGATTAAGAGAAGgacctgttttgaaataaacatcaaGATACAGCACTAACAAGTTACAGTTTCTATCTCAATCTGATACCTTTCACTTCCTTAAACATGATGTGTTATCTGCTCACATGGTTTCCCTGCTCACTACTTACACTATAAAGACTGCAACTAAAGACAGGTTTCATCAGAATCCATTATGTTCTTTATTTAGCTTTTGgtttagtttaaaaataattagaaaacagtttaaaaaagtgaatcagTGTTTTAAAGTCCAAAGATTACGTTTGTCTTGTCTAGTCTCCAATCAGAATATGTTCTGTCACAAAAGAGTAAAGAAACCAGAAAATATGAAGCTGTTATCAGAtaactttaatgtttaattaaaaaatactcaAACTAACAAATCAATAATTAATTGAGCAGTTTACAACCTAAATAATTAATCATTACAGTGACACCACGTCTGGTGGAAAAACGTGGTCACAAAATCATGCACACGTCATTTACCACACaaccttttctttattcaaaaatGTGGTCACCTTTTTCAGACataaaagagaaagtgagaaatgTAACCTTTGAGTAAACTATTGCATCACTGATTTTGGTGTTGGAGAAGATATAAACGGATGTTTAAGGCCGTTTCTGAATCTATGTCTGTAAACGAATGAAAGTGCAGCTCATGCATGAGCACCCAGCTGCAAAACGAACAAGATTCACAAAACAGGAGATTTTTAATCTGCTGAAAGgaatctgtttacatctgtcttTGTGCTTTCACACTGTTCTTGTTTTGAATCTTTTTACAAATTTCAAACATCTGGCCCCAGGTCCAAAATTCAGTTTCTTTCAGACTTACCTTAATGGTGAGCAGCATAGACAAAAACTTCCTCTTGTCTCCAATCAGCATGGCGTTACTAATCAGCGGCAAAGCCTCCTTCACCGCATCCTCGCTGGGAACAGGAGGGAtgttctctcctcctgctgtgatGATGAGTTCTGAGAGATTAAACAAAGGAACACACATGGGGTCAGTAACAGGGCATGTTGGAACAAAGATGTTCTCGCTCTCTTCTGTAGAGACTGAAACAAAGTTTTACTCGTGGAGCCAGTACAATTGTACCTGAGTGATATCtttctctgaaataaaaacacaataaccaCCTTTAATTCTtccagtgatgaagaggaatcCGTTCTCGTCGTGTTTACCCAGATCCCCGGAGTGCAGCCAGCCATCTGCGTCCAAAGCCTCCTCCGTCTTGTCGGGCATGTTGAGGTAACCCATGAAGACGTGACGgccccaaaaacaaatctcccCGTTTCCCTCCTCGTCTGGGTTGTGTAACTTGGTCTTGCATCCTGGCATCTCTTTACCACAACTGCAGGACAAAACAACCACCGAGCACATATCGGGTATCAGCTCTGAGATGTAGGAGTTGTGAGGAAAGTCAGAGTCAAATCACATTCAAAGAGAAAAGGTACCTGGTGAGCTTGAAGGCCTCGGGGATGGAGATGGTGTGTGGTCCGGTGCTCTCACTCATGCCGTACAGCTCGTACAAAGGAATATCCAGGCTGAGGAAGAACTCCAGAGTGTCTTTGGTGATGGGAGCCGCTCCTGTGTAGCACTTGCTGCAGCGATCCAGGCCCAGAGCCTTGCGCACCTtcttaaaaacaagttttttggCGATTTGATAACTCAGCGGGGCGCGACCAGCTTCTCCGCTTCtatggagaggaaaaaaaaaaaaatgcaagtgtcagtgtgtttcaacTTGGAAATGTCAGTCTGTTGGTTCAAGCTTAAATCTGTCAGGTTCTACAGGATGATGGGCTACgacattttattcaaacaaatgCTGTCCTTTGAAAATAAATGCTGATGTCTTTGGTTAGTTGTGGCTGAGATTTCTGGCCAAGTGAAATATTCCAAGATCTTCTGCATCTATTGTTATACAATGTTATCCCTTCACTCTTATGAAACACCATGGTCATGTTAAAGTATCAAATCTTCTATATTAGAATAGTAAAGAGTACTAGCTCAAATTCCAGCAATACTTCCATGTTTTGTGCTGTGTCTTTTTAGTGAAGCATGCCAACATGATGATTGTACGTACTGGTTCATCTTTGTCAGGTTAGTCTGCAGACCGACATCTTTGGCCCAGGCAGCAACCTTCCTGCGAACGGTTGAGGACTTGGCTCCGACAGACTTCATCTTTTCCTGCATCTTCTCCCAGACGCGTGGGACGCCCATGAAGGCCGTGGGACGCACCTCTTTCATAGTGCTGACAAGAGAGCCCTGTTATAAGAAagcacaactttaaacacaaatatcacATGCGGTTCACTGTCCACATGAGGTCatggaaaaaacacagaatgaaaaagAAGCTTCTTGAAACGTCTACTCTGAGGAGATCCTTTAACCTTTCACGAGAATGCGTTCTAATCTGCTTCCCTGAATGACGTGTTTCACATGTGTTGATCCACATGTCTGGGTGATGACGATGAGCTCAGTAAACCAGGCCTAATTttacactgcagaaaaaaattgtACAATCCCCATGAAAGGACAAATTATGAAAAATGCACATGATaacttttatgtttgtttttgaattttctttaaaagcaAAGCTAAGAAGAAAGTCAGAGCAAGACCAATCTTCATTGATCCTGTTCTTTGCCTCTGCATGAATACGGCTACACAAATGATAGTTTTCAATAACATGTTATCAGAActgcacttttaaaatgttggatttatttcctgtttctttcatgaaaacaagattcaGTATGAAAATATTTATGTCTGCAGTGAATAACGGgccatgtattgttttttttttgtatttttgtcacaCAGTACTGATGTTTCTCACCTTCAGGGCGTCCGGCTGAGCGAAGTGCGTCGACCCTCCGACCTTCATGGTGACCCAGACGTCGACCATCTGAGCGGCGATGTGACTGAGCGGCAGGTAGCTGACCACCGTCTCCTGAGCCTTAGTGGCGTCTGTCAGGCGCACGTGACTGCTTGTGGCGAGCGCGGTCCATGTTACCTGAGTTCACGGAGGGATGTGGGTTAATCGTTTTATGTACGGGTGGTCGCATAGAGACATGTTTTTACaagtgacacacaaacaagggTGAGTTTGTTTAACAAGCGTGTTTTATGCCTCTAACAGTGAACTTTGATAAGCATAAAGTACGTGTAGGAAAACAACAAGCCTTGATTGCTTAAGGCAGTTGGCTTTCTGCGAAGTTATGAGTTCATTTGTTTTAGACCAGTTCAACAATAGAAGGCATTTGGCTGATTCATGCCTTCAGTATGTAAGAACCTGCCAACAAATCATGCACAAagcag from Labrus mixtus chromosome 3, fLabMix1.1, whole genome shotgun sequence carries:
- the acsbg2 gene encoding long-chain-fatty-acid--CoA ligase ACSBG2 isoform X1, whose product is MQLTVCEPSAVSEAVVMETQRAGGFLESSCGAGSCAASLDDGIVDTANESSEEESAGDREEEIGAHDVNSSTMTTEVLAEQTLNTKTVKAERPNSLSVPSAGEPSLWTSRGDAEVKLRMGDSGLAAETPLTIHQMFTSAVERFGDFTALSWKDGEQLKTLNYKDYYQTCRTAAKSFLKLGLQRYHGVGILGFNSAEWFISDIGAILAGGFAVGIYTTNSPEACQYVADNCKANILVVENHKQLQKILQVEDKLPHLKAIIQYKDALKEKRPNLYSWAEFMELGRDEPDAPLDAIISSQKPNQCCTLIYTSGTTGQPKGVMLSHDNVTWTALATSSHVRLTDATKAQETVVSYLPLSHIAAQMVDVWVTMKVGGSTHFAQPDALKGSLVSTMKEVRPTAFMGVPRVWEKMQEKMKSVGAKSSTVRRKVAAWAKDVGLQTNLTKMNQSGEAGRAPLSYQIAKKLVFKKVRKALGLDRCSKCYTGAAPITKDTLEFFLSLDIPLYELYGMSESTGPHTISIPEAFKLTSCGKEMPGCKTKLHNPDEEGNGEICFWGRHVFMGYLNMPDKTEEALDADGWLHSGDLGKHDENGFLFITGRIKELIITAGGENIPPVPSEDAVKEALPLISNAMLIGDKRKFLSMLLTIKCNVNADSGDPEDDLTPEAVEICKRLGSNATHVSEIAGGRDRAIHAAIQEGINRVNENATSNAQRIQKWIILDRDFSVSGGELGPTMKLKRPVVVKMYKEQIENFYKELATPTTPDNPLPPK
- the acsbg2 gene encoding long-chain-fatty-acid--CoA ligase ACSBG2 isoform X2; its protein translation is METQRAGGFLESSCGAGSCAASLDDGIVDTANESSEEESAGDREEEIGAHDVNSSTMTTEVLAEQTLNTKTVKAERPNSLSVPSAGEPSLWTSRGDAEVKLRMGDSGLAAETPLTIHQMFTSAVERFGDFTALSWKDGEQLKTLNYKDYYQTCRTAAKSFLKLGLQRYHGVGILGFNSAEWFISDIGAILAGGFAVGIYTTNSPEACQYVADNCKANILVVENHKQLQKILQVEDKLPHLKAIIQYKDALKEKRPNLYSWAEFMELGRDEPDAPLDAIISSQKPNQCCTLIYTSGTTGQPKGVMLSHDNVTWTALATSSHVRLTDATKAQETVVSYLPLSHIAAQMVDVWVTMKVGGSTHFAQPDALKGSLVSTMKEVRPTAFMGVPRVWEKMQEKMKSVGAKSSTVRRKVAAWAKDVGLQTNLTKMNQSGEAGRAPLSYQIAKKLVFKKVRKALGLDRCSKCYTGAAPITKDTLEFFLSLDIPLYELYGMSESTGPHTISIPEAFKLTSCGKEMPGCKTKLHNPDEEGNGEICFWGRHVFMGYLNMPDKTEEALDADGWLHSGDLGKHDENGFLFITGRIKELIITAGGENIPPVPSEDAVKEALPLISNAMLIGDKRKFLSMLLTIKCNVNADSGDPEDDLTPEAVEICKRLGSNATHVSEIAGGRDRAIHAAIQEGINRVNENATSNAQRIQKWIILDRDFSVSGGELGPTMKLKRPVVVKMYKEQIENFYKELATPTTPDNPLPPK